DNA from Verrucomicrobiota bacterium:
CCCGGGAGCAGGCCCAACGCCGGGTAGGCAAAAAATCTTCTGCTCAATCTAAAGGTTAGCCGGCATCGCGCCGTTTGTATGGCTCAAGTTTGCGGAGATTCATCATTCGATTTCTTGTGGAATCGCCAGCACGACGTTGCTCTCGGAGTGCTGCGAAAGGCGGCAGATTCGTGGACGATCGATGGCGTTGCCGCGGTTTCCTTGGATGCCGTTATCGCGGCGTTATTGCGTATCTACCTGTCCGAGTGGCCCGATTTTGGCGGAATAATTCAGGAGACGCGAGACCTTGAGTCGTGGCTTCAGCTAGTGACAACCGCGCACCAAGAGATGCTGACTCTTCGTCCGAGCGCCGACCCCGCAGTCCTTGGTCGCCTTGATGCCGAGTTGTCGTTTGCCGCCAAGCAGTGGGCTCTCGGAGACCCCGAATCGCCTCCGACGGCACATACCATCAATGCTATCGAGCATATTCTGTTTTCCAGCAAGTTGACTCGCCGCCCTCCAAGTCCCAAGATGCCGACGAGCCTGTTGCACCATGAATCACCATCGTCCGTCGGCTAACCAGAGCGCTCGCTGCAAATGAAGGCATCGCATTTGAACAGATTATCGCGGAGAATCATCAAGTGCGTTCTCGCCGCAGCCATTTCTATCCTCTTGTCGGGTTGTATGACGGCTAGCCAACAGTCCGACTGGCAATGGAAACAGTACAACCCGGAATACCGGGATCCGTTTCCTAAGAATCCAAATCCGTTTGGGCCGGGGATATTCTAACTGGCATCGAACTCAATATGCACTTGCTACGCCCAATCCTCCTTGCGTCAATTGTCGGACTTTGCGCAACGAGCTGTCTGCACGTGACGCCACTTGTGACCAGCGATACCGACAGGACTGGCTGGGTGAAGGTGACAACTGTTGCAGCAGTTGGGGTCGCCAAGATGAAGCGGGTTATGAATCAAGAGGGCATCCCTGCTTGGTTTGACGCCAGCGGTTACCCGTATTATCCGGTTACAGTTCCACCAGAGTACCGAGACCGGGCCGCACAGATTCTTACAAAGAAAGGATATCGTGTTGTTTTTGAATGAGCCGGCTAACAAGAGCGATCCAGCGCCTACGAGGGTTGTCAAGAGTCGAGAACGCTGAGCGACGCGGGCAGCACGCCGGAAGCGTTTACCAAATCTCTCGATTTGTGACGTCATTGCCAGATGTGACCAAACACCAACTTCAATCATGCGCATCTTGATCGCGACGGTGACAGCGGGCGCCGGGCATTTGCAGGCGGCGGCCGCGTTGGAGGAAGCGTGGCGCGCGTTGCGCCCGCACGACACTTTGGAGCGCGGTGATCTGCTCGAATTCGTTTCGCGGCTGCATCGACAAAGCGCGTCGAACAATTCTCCTTCTCCTGGGGGAGAAGGTCGGGATGAGGGCGGACGTTTCCTCAACTTGATGGGGTTGTCCTTACTTCTGTTTGGGCGGTTCTTCGCGCAGTGAGTATGCGGTTTCCTTTTCGCGGGGCGCAGGAGAGACGAACTTCACGCCGCGCGCGGCGGCTTCGCGCTCGCGCTCGCGGACGTAATCGAAAAGGCGCTTCAAGTCGTAACCGGTCTCGCGCGCGAGGTCGTCGCGCGTCTGGCGGATTTCAGTCAGGATTGTATTTGTTTTCATGGCTCAAGATTCCAGCAAATCGAACGGGGTGCAAATCGCGGGACAGGGCCAGCCCGCCCGCGCGCAGATGCGTTCGATCTGCCGGCTGATGACAATGTTATGAATGTGCGTGCAATTCCAAGTCAGCAAAATATCCATCCGATGCACGGCGGCCACCGCGATGTGCGCGGCGTCCACTGCGGCTTTGGCGGGAATCAAGCCCGTGCTGAGAATCTCGGCGGCAAGTTCGCGGACGTCTTCCGTCGCCGCCAGGCGCGGCAAATCCTGAAGCGCCGCAGCGCGGGCCACCGACATTTCCGCATCTCCGCGTCCCGCTTCAATGTCCACAAATTCGGAAACAAAAAGTTCGTAATCGCTCCGCTGCTGTTCCCACCACTTCCGCGTTGCGGCCTGCTGGCCGTGCATGATGGCGTCCCGGTTCTCCCGCGCGACGAGGTAGCTGGGAATGGTGGTTTCGAGATAGAGCCGGGGTTTCATTCGCGAGCCTGACGATTAGATGACGGCCGTGTTGGTGACGAAGTCCGCCATCGGATTGAACGCGCCATCGCTGCCAATGTGGCCGTTGTTGACCTGCGCCCGCGCGTTCGCCGTGTGAAAGAGAATGGCAGTAGCGAAAGTGCAGCCGCATTGAAAAGTATTTCGCATAGGTTTCCTTTCAGATGTGGGGTTCTGATTGATTGCTTTCATACTCCTTTGGCTGATTCCCGCAAGCTGGAAATAGTTGGCGCATGTTCTGAAGTTTTCACGCCAAGAAATCCAAAGAATAAATTTCCTGTTCACGCGCTCGACGCTCGGCTAAACAACTGGCGTTCATATAAATCCAACCATGCGCATCTTGATCGCGACGGTGACAGCGGGCGCCGGGCACTTGCAGGCGGCGGCCGCGTTGGAGGAAGCGTGGCGCGCATTGCGTCCGCACGACACTTTGGAGCGGGTCGATCTGCTCGAATTCGTGTCGCGCCTGCATCGCAAGGTTTATGTGCAGGGCTACGTGAAGTTGGTCGAGCACGCGCCGGAACTTTGGTCGCTGGTTTTCAAAAAGACCGACAACCCGGCGTTGGTCCGCAAGGTTTCTCGCATCCGCCGCACCTTTGCCCGGCACAGCAAC
Protein-coding regions in this window:
- a CDS encoding PIN domain-containing protein, whose translation is MKPRLYLETTIPSYLVARENRDAIMHGQQAATRKWWEQQRSDYELFVSEFVDIEAGRGDAEMSVARAAALQDLPRLAATEDVRELAAEILSTGLIPAKAAVDAAHIAVAAVHRMDILLTWNCTHIHNIVISRQIERICARAGWPCPAICTPFDLLES